TCACGTGGGCCAAGTGGCGGATGCCATGCAGGCCGCCGTGGTTCAAGGGACGTTGGTGGTCCTGTTTCCCGAGGGCACCAGTTCCAACGGCCAAACCGTCCTGCCTTTTCGCTCCTCTTTGCTGGAGCCGGCCACGCGGCTTGCCCAACCGGTGACGGCGGCGTGGATTGGTTATGAACTGGCCGATGGCGACGTCGGCGAAGAAGTGTGTTATTGGAAGGACATGACGCTCCTGCCGCACTTGATCAATCTGCTCGGCAAACACCAGGTGCGGGCGCGGTTGCGCTTTCGGCGCGTGCCGGCGCCGGCGGTGGAGCGCAAGGAACTCGCGCGCCAGTTGCACGCCGAAGTCGTCCGGCTGAAGGAATCCCCATGAAAGTGATTGTCACGTGCGGCCCCAGTTACGAGCCCATTGATGAGGTGCGGCGGCTGACCAATTTTTCCAGCGGCGAACTGGGCGTGTTGTTGAGCCGCGAACTGGCCCGCGCTGGTTGTGAGGTGCTCTGTTTCAAAGGCAGCGGCGCCACCGCCACCGGGCCGGAATCTCCGTGCCGGGTGAGCGCCTTCAACACCAACGATGATCTGCTCGCACTTCTGTCACAAGCCGCGGCGGGCGGCGACATCGCAGCTGTGTTTCAGGCAGCCGCGCTGTGCGATTACCGGGTCAAGCAGGTGCTGGACGAGCAGGGGACGGATTGCGCCGCGCCGAAGATCGCCAGCCGTGCCGGGGCGTTGACGCTGCAACTCGAGCCCTCCACGAAAGTGATCGCGCAGTTGCGCCGGTTGTTTCCGCAGAGCCTGCTCGTCGGATGGAAATATGAACTGGCGGGCACCCGGGAGGAGGCTCTTGCGCGGGCGCACCGCCAGATCGCCGAGGCGCGCGTGGATGCCTGCGTGGTGAACGGCCGCGCCTTCGGCCCCGGTTTCGGTATCTGCCGTCCGGGCCGCCCGCTCGCCGTGTGCGCGGATAAATCGCAACTGGTCGTGCACCTGGCGGACTGGTTGCTCGCCGTGTTCTCCCGCGCGGCTACCGAAGCGGGAACGACGGGCCGTGCGGCCGGGGGTTAAAGGCTCCCACACCCAACGGCGGGACTCCGCAGCAATCAATGGCCGGCCGCGCCGTTTTCCGGGGACCGTGCTGGCAACTCCTTCCGGCCCGGCCTTGCCTGCCGTTGGTCCAATGTCGGGCCAACAAAAAACAGTTGCCATCAGGATGGGATTATCAGATAGTTCTGTCGTGACAGAAATAGCTGTCATAAATAGAGAAAGGCTGATTATGACCCTGATTGTATGGACTCACCTGGCGTATTTGAGCATCAGCGTTGCGTTGACCGTCTGGGTGGCGCGGACGCTGCATCGGAACGGGCGCGTGTTCCTCGTGGAATGCTTCCGGGGTAACACCGAGCTCGCCGATTCGGTCAATCATCTCCTGCTCGTCGGCTTCTATCTGATCAACGTGGGCTACGTGACGCTGGCGTTGAAATACGGCGTGCGGGCGGCCGATGCGCAGGAGGCGTTGGAAACGCTGAGCACTAAGGTCGGGCTGGTCCTGCTGGTGCTCGGTGGGATGCATTTCTTTAATCTGGCCCTCTTCGCGCGGTTGCGTCGGCGTGGGACCGCGCACGCGGGCGTGCCCGGCGGAATCACGCCGCCCTATCTGCCGGTGAACAAAATGACCGGCGTCTAAAAATTGCCAGCTTGGACTAATGCGCCGCGCGGAGGGACTCCGCGCGGCGCATTGAGTTTTGGAATACTGCACCGTGCAAGCCGGGCGATTGGGGGTTCGTGCATTTTGCACGCCAGCATGTGCGGGCCAATTTACCGACAAGATGGAATTTACTGATTTGCAATCACTTGTTCTTCGACCCCCGAACTGGCCCCGATTTAGCTATGAACTATTTCAACCAAACGGAAAGGGAGCCTCATGAAAGTGATTTCCCGGAATTTGCTGGTGGCCGCATGTGGATTGCTGATGGGTGGAGCGCCCATGGCGCGGGCCGAACTCGAAGTTTCCGCCAATGTCAGCATTCACGCGGTCGCTGATTTTGACGCGCCACTGACGGCACGCGGCACGTGGATCACCGTCGGCACCTACGGTCGGTGCTGGCGCCCGGCGGGTGTGGCAGTTTCCTGGCGCCCCTACTGTGAGGGGCACTGGGTATGGACGGATTGCGGCTGGTATTGGGAAAGCGATGAGCCCTGGGCGTGGGCCTGTTACCACTATGGCTACTGGGTTTACGATTCGGCCCATGGCTGGGTTTGGCTGCCGGGCGTGGAGTGGGGGCCGGCCTGGGTTTCCTGGCGGGTGGGCGGCGGCTACATCGGCTGGGCGCCGCTGCCGCCGCCGCGGGTTAAAGTGGTTGATGCGCGCTTCGTATTCGTCAAGGGCGCGCACTTCGCCGAACCCATTCGGTCCACCACCATCGTTGTGAGCAGTCCGCAAATCATTCGCGAAACCCGCGTCATCAACAATATCAAGCATCAGGAAAAGGTCATTGGCGATCGCGGGGCCCGGCGCGTGGTGGTGAACGAAGGTCCGGGACTGTCCGTGGTGGAAAAGGCCACCGGCCGGAAGTTTGAACGGGTGGCCATTCAGGAGGCGGCGCGACAAACGCCCGTGCCGTCGGCCGTTTCCCATGCGCCGCACGCACAGCCACCAAGGCAGCCAGAGCGAACCGGAAAGCCCGAGGCGCCACATCAATCCGATGTCGCCGCACCGGACCATCCGCCGGCTGCGCCGCATCGTCACGAACCGTCCAACGCCGGTCAGCGCGGCCATGTCTGGGGTCCCAGCCATGATCATGGGAAAGGGCGGAAATGAATTCGCGCAGCCGACGGGAGGGCGCCGTTCGTCTGACCCTGCCCGTTGCATGGCGGCACGAAGCCCGTGTGGCCATTGCCATTCGCCGTTCGTCCGTCGCCAGCCCGTCGTGGGCGGCGTGGCGGGGGCTGGATTTCCGGGAGCGGCAGCACGAAGAGCACGGATGCGATGCGTCCGCGGGAATTGACGGACTTTGGCGCAAAACGATTCAGGAAACAGCGGTGATTCAACTCAAACCCATACAGGAAAGGAAAACATGAAAACGAGATACACGGTTCTGTTTTGTTCGGCGATGATTGCCCTGGTCGGCTGCAATTCCAGCGAGACCACGGGAGAGACGCCAACCACCAACGCGCCGGCGGCGACCAATGCGCAGCCGGACAAACCCGCCGCGGGTGCGGCTGCGGCCATCATGGAGGGTAAGACCGAATTTGTGGCCAGCGCCGAGGCGCAGCTCAATACGCTGCGCGGCCAGATCGACGACCTGGCCCAGCGGTCGCAAAGTTTGACGGGCGAAGTCAAGGCGCAGGCGGATGCGGCGCTGGCCACCTTGAAAACGCAACAGTCCGCGGCCCAGGCAAAGTTTGACGCGCTCAAGCAGGCCGGTGCCGGGAGCTGGGCGGATTTGAAGGCCGGGTTGGCGACGGCCCTCGCTGACTTGCAAAAGGCCTGCGACAACGCGAAGGCCAAGTTCAGTTGAGCCATTCGGTGGCGAACGGCGCGAACCGGATGGCCGGTTGGTTGGGTTGGTTGGGGAAGGACACTTGGGCCGCGCCGGCAATGGCGCGGCCCAAGTCGTTGTCGGCCACTTATTCCAGCGTCACGTCCATTGGAGTCTGGCGTGTCCCTTGTTCGTTCGCTACCATGGTGGAATGGAATCGTCCAAAGCGAACCGCCCCATGCGCGTGTTGATCATCGATGACGAAGGCAACATTCGTCGCACGACAGCCGTCGTGTTTGAAGCGATGGGACATGAGGTCGTGGGTGTCGCGCGCGGCGCGGCGGCGCTGGATCAGCTGGATGCCGGCTCGTTTAACATCGCCTTTCTGGATCTCAAACTCGGTGCCGAGAACGGCCTGGACCTGCTGCCGGAATTGCTCAAACGTGATCCCAGCCTGGACGTCGTCGTGTTCACGGCTTACGCCTCGATCGAGACGGCGGTCGAGGCCATGCGGCGCGGCGCGGCTGATTACATTCCCAAGCCGTTCACGCCGGAGCAGATTCGGCGCGTCTTCGAACGCATCACCAAGGCGCGCAAGCTCGCGAGCCGCGTGGCCGAACTGGAATCCCGCCTGTCGGTGGAGGCGCCGACCATCCTGCTGAACACGGCCGTGCCGGCAGTGCAAAAGGCACAGGAACTGGTGTTCAAGGCCGCGCCCACCCCGGCGACGATTCTGCTCCTCGGCGAGAGCGGCACCGGCAAATCCGTGCTCGCCCGGGCGATTCACGAGCGCAGTCCGCAAAAGGAAAACGCCTTCGTGACGGTCAACTGTCCGAGCCTGTCGCGTGATCTGCTCGAAAGTGAGTTGTTTGGCCACATCAAGGGTGCGTTTACTGGCGCCACGGCGGATGCGGCGGGCAAGGTGGCGGCGGCCGATGGCGGCACGCTTTTCCTCGACGAGATCGGCGACCTCCCGTTGGAAATCCAGCCCAAGCTGCTCCGGTTGTTGCAGGAAAAGGAATACGAACGCGTGGGCGAGGCGAAAACACGACGGGCCAACGTGCGTGTGGTGGCGGCGACGAATCACGATTTGGAGCAGTCGGTCAAGGAAGGCCGGTTTCGCGAGGACCTGTATTACCGGCTGAACGTCATCGCGGTGGTGATGCCGCCGTTGCGTGAGCGCCTGCTGGATTTGCAGGGCATTGCCGACAATTACCTCCAGTTCTTTGCCCGGCAGTGCGGGAAAAATCTCCAGGGCTTTTCCGGCGATGCCCAGCGCGCCTTGCTCCACTACCACTGGCCGGGAAACCTGCGTGAACTCCGCAATGTTGTCGAGCGGGCGGTCATTCTGGCCGGCGGCAACCGGGTTGAGCGGGACGATTTGCCCGACAAACTCGAACAGCCGCGGGCCGGGGCGGGCCGTGAGGTGCATGTGGGCGAACGGGTGTCACTGGAGGAACTCGAACAGGAGCACATCAACCGCGTGTTGCAGCAGGCGTCCACCATGGAGGAGGCCGCCCAGATTCTCGGCATCAATCCGGCCACCCTTTACCGGAAGCGGAAGAAGCTCGTTCAGTAAGCCGGCGCGCCGGCGGCCTGGGTTATGTTGCGCACGCGCTTGTTTTTGGGTCTTGTGCCGTTCGTGGTGCTGCTGCTCGCCACGGGCGTGTATGCCATCATCCTGTTCTCGCGCCTCGTGCACCGGGTGGACGCCACCGTCAGCGGCAACTACCGCAGCATCCTGGTGGCGCAGTCGATGCGCCTCGAATTGACGGCCATCGAGCGGGAGGCCTGGACGTCGAACACCGGCACCAACGCCGCCACGCCCGCCTTTTTGCAGTTGCAGAAGCAGTTTGAGGACAACCTGTCCCTTCTGACGAACGGCATGAGCCAGCCTGCGGAGCAGGAACTCACTCAAAGGCTGGCCACCAACTATGCCGCCTTCAGGCGGGCGATGATTGTGTTCAATGCCGCGGGCGGTGCGGAGAACCGCCAGCGCACCTACCAGACGGGCGTCACGCCCAGCGTGCTCGCGCTGGACCACACGCTGGAAAAAATCCGCGACCTCAACGATCAGGCCATTCTTGCCACGCGGGAGAGCATTCAGCAGATCATGCGGGACATCACGCGGCCGATGTTGATCGGCATGGTGGTCACGCTGGCCATCGCGCTCTATGCCTACTATCGCCTGAGCCGGTCCCTGCTGCTGCCGATCGAATCGTTGACCCGCGCCACCCGGGAACTGAGCCAGGGAAACTGGCACCAGCCCGTGCCGGTCGAATCCCGCGATGAACTGGGCCAGCTGGCCATTGCCTTCAACACCATGGCCGCCCAGCTTCAGGAATACCGTCAGAGCACCAGCGCGGAAATCGTCCGCCTGCACCGCACCATGGAGACGACGCTGGCCTCGTTTCCCGATCCCATTTTCGTGCTCAACCACAAGGCGCGCATCGAGCTGAAGAACCCGGCGGCGGATGAATTTGCCGCCGGTTTGGGTCTCACGGAACGGCTTCCGGGTGAGTTGCAGCGGATTGCCGCAACCGCGCTGGCCCGTGGCGAAAACTTCCTCCCGCACACCTTCGACGACGTGGTCAGTTATCACCCGCCGGCCGGCGAAAAGTTTTACCTGCCCCGCGTGCTCGTCATGCGGGACAAGAACAATGCGACCTTTGGTGTTGCTGTGGTGTTGTATGACGTGACGCGTTTCCGCCTCCTGGATGCGGCCAAGACCAATCTCGTGGCCACCGTCAGCCACGAACTGAAGACCCCGCTCACCAGCCTGCGCATGGCCCTGCACATTCTCCTCGAAAAAACCATCGGCCGCATCAACGCCCGGCAGGACGAGATGTTGCGCGGCGCCCGCGACGATGCCGAGCGGCTGCTGAACATTTTGAACGACCTGCTGGACCTGGCACGATTGGAGGCGGGCAACGCGGAGCTGCGCAAGGAACCGGTCATGCCGGGCGAACTGCTGGAACACGTTGCGCGGGAGGCGGCGGATCAGGCGGCGGGCGGCCGCGTGCGGGTCCACTGGTCGGCCGAATCGAACCTGCCGGCCGTGCATGTGGACCGGCAGCGCATCAGCCACGTCTTTGGCAACCTGGTCAACAACGCCATCAAACACTCGCCGGCCGGGGCGGACGTGAGGCTCCACGCGGCGTCCGGCGAAGAGGGCGGCGTGCAATTCACCGTGACCGACCGTGGCCCTGGCGTGCCCGAGGAATTTCAGAGCCGCATCTTTGACCGCTTTTTCCGTGTGCCCGGTCAGGACAAAACCGGAGCCGGTCTCGGATTGTCCATCGCCCGGGAAATCACGGTGGCCCACGGCGGTCGTATTGGTGTGCGCAGCGAGCCGGGGCAGGGGAGCCAGTTCTTCGTCATTCTACCCGCTGCGAATGCGGCCGAAGCTGCGGCGGGCAACCACCTCATTGATGGCCCCGCTGGGCCAGGATGAGTTCGCGCAACGCGTGCGGATTCGGCACCCCTTCGATGCGCTCCGCGGCATCCACGGTTGCGGATGTGGAAATGGTGAGGTCACCCATGCCCACGAGCCGCGCGAGAAATCCCTGGTCAATGTCAATCGCCCGAATGTCCCGCACGAGGAATTCGCGGTAGCACTTTGTAATCAAGCCGCGCTCCACCGTCACGCGCCCCGGATAAATGCGCAGCACCACGGACGCCCGGCGGGCCCACGCCACCAGCGGCGGCACAATCAGCCAGAAAAAGAACAGGTGCCAGAAGAAGCGCCACCACGACGGCTGCGCCTGCGCGAGCAGTTCATGGCCGGCGGCGGCCTTCGAGGTGCCGGCTCCAGTCTGGGCCGCCACCGGGTAACCGCACGCGGGGCACATCGGCGCAAGGGAGGAAACCGGATTCGTGCATTCCGGACATTTGATCAGAGCCATGAGGGCATCCTTGCGCCACGGCGACCGCTTGGCAAGCGGCGGGTTCCCGCGCGCTCACCGGCGGCCAAGCGTGGCGAGCAGCTTTTCGTGGATGTTCCCGAACCCGCCGTTGCTGAAGACACACACGACTTCACCGCCCTGCGCGTGGCGCGCGAGGTGTGCCACGATGGCGTCCGCGTCCGGCAGATAGCTGGCATCCTTGCCGCCCGTGCGCAGGTCTTCCATCAGGCGCTCGGGGTCCAGGCGTTCTGCGACGGGCAACTGCTCCAGGCGCGCGACCTGGGCGACCACCACGGCATTCGCATCCACAAAGGAGCCGGCCAGCTCCGTTTGGAACACATTCCGGCGCGTGGTGTTGCTGCGTGGTTCGAAAACGGCCCAGATTTTCTCGTGCGGATACTTGATGCGCAACGCCCGCAACGTTTCGCGAATGGCGGTCGGATGATGTCCGAAGTCGTCAATCACAGTCACGCCGCCCGCGACGCCACGCACTTCGAGCCGGCGGCGGATGCCCTTGAACGTGTCGAAGCCCGCCTGAATCTGTTTGTTGGTCAGCCCGCAGTGCTTGGCGGCGGCGACCACGGCGAGGGCGTTGCGCACGTTCAGTTCGCCGACGAGGTTGAGGTGGAACTTGAAACCCGGGATTTCGAACTCGCTCGCCGTGGGCCCGAGCCGGAGGTTGAACGCCTGAATCGCATTCGGTTCGCCGAGGCCGAAGCGTTTGATCGGGCAGAAGGTGATGTTCAACAGCGGCGCCAGTTGCGGGTCGTCCCCGTTCGCCAGCAGCAGACCGTTGCGCGGCACGAGCCGGATGAACTGGCTAAATGCGTGCTGCACCGCGGCGACATCCGAGAAAATGTCCGCGTGATCGAATTCAAGGTTGTTCAGGATGGCGACTTCGGGCAGGTAATGC
Above is a window of Verrucomicrobiia bacterium DNA encoding:
- a CDS encoding 1-acyl-sn-glycerol-3-phosphate acyltransferase produces the protein MRCGWRAGCCGWFVRLAGTVFVHRESRTHVGQVADAMQAAVVQGTLVVLFPEGTSSNGQTVLPFRSSLLEPATRLAQPVTAAWIGYELADGDVGEEVCYWKDMTLLPHLINLLGKHQVRARLRFRRVPAPAVERKELARQLHAEVVRLKESP
- a CDS encoding phosphopantothenoylcysteine decarboxylase → MKVIVTCGPSYEPIDEVRRLTNFSSGELGVLLSRELARAGCEVLCFKGSGATATGPESPCRVSAFNTNDDLLALLSQAAAGGDIAAVFQAAALCDYRVKQVLDEQGTDCAAPKIASRAGALTLQLEPSTKVIAQLRRLFPQSLLVGWKYELAGTREEALARAHRQIAEARVDACVVNGRAFGPGFGICRPGRPLAVCADKSQLVVHLADWLLAVFSRAATEAGTTGRAAGG
- a CDS encoding DUF6600 domain-containing protein encodes the protein MKVISRNLLVAACGLLMGGAPMARAELEVSANVSIHAVADFDAPLTARGTWITVGTYGRCWRPAGVAVSWRPYCEGHWVWTDCGWYWESDEPWAWACYHYGYWVYDSAHGWVWLPGVEWGPAWVSWRVGGGYIGWAPLPPPRVKVVDARFVFVKGAHFAEPIRSTTIVVSSPQIIRETRVINNIKHQEKVIGDRGARRVVVNEGPGLSVVEKATGRKFERVAIQEAARQTPVPSAVSHAPHAQPPRQPERTGKPEAPHQSDVAAPDHPPAAPHRHEPSNAGQRGHVWGPSHDHGKGRK
- a CDS encoding sigma-54 dependent transcriptional regulator is translated as MRVLIIDDEGNIRRTTAVVFEAMGHEVVGVARGAAALDQLDAGSFNIAFLDLKLGAENGLDLLPELLKRDPSLDVVVFTAYASIETAVEAMRRGAADYIPKPFTPEQIRRVFERITKARKLASRVAELESRLSVEAPTILLNTAVPAVQKAQELVFKAAPTPATILLLGESGTGKSVLARAIHERSPQKENAFVTVNCPSLSRDLLESELFGHIKGAFTGATADAAGKVAAADGGTLFLDEIGDLPLEIQPKLLRLLQEKEYERVGEAKTRRANVRVVAATNHDLEQSVKEGRFREDLYYRLNVIAVVMPPLRERLLDLQGIADNYLQFFARQCGKNLQGFSGDAQRALLHYHWPGNLRELRNVVERAVILAGGNRVERDDLPDKLEQPRAGAGREVHVGERVSLEELEQEHINRVLQQASTMEEAAQILGINPATLYRKRKKLVQ
- a CDS encoding ATP-binding protein — its product is MLRTRLFLGLVPFVVLLLATGVYAIILFSRLVHRVDATVSGNYRSILVAQSMRLELTAIEREAWTSNTGTNAATPAFLQLQKQFEDNLSLLTNGMSQPAEQELTQRLATNYAAFRRAMIVFNAAGGAENRQRTYQTGVTPSVLALDHTLEKIRDLNDQAILATRESIQQIMRDITRPMLIGMVVTLAIALYAYYRLSRSLLLPIESLTRATRELSQGNWHQPVPVESRDELGQLAIAFNTMAAQLQEYRQSTSAEIVRLHRTMETTLASFPDPIFVLNHKARIELKNPAADEFAAGLGLTERLPGELQRIAATALARGENFLPHTFDDVVSYHPPAGEKFYLPRVLVMRDKNNATFGVAVVLYDVTRFRLLDAAKTNLVATVSHELKTPLTSLRMALHILLEKTIGRINARQDEMLRGARDDAERLLNILNDLLDLARLEAGNAELRKEPVMPGELLEHVAREAADQAAGGRVRVHWSAESNLPAVHVDRQRISHVFGNLVNNAIKHSPAGADVRLHAASGEEGGVQFTVTDRGPGVPEEFQSRIFDRFFRVPGQDKTGAGLGLSIAREITVAHGGRIGVRSEPGQGSQFFVILPAANAAEAAAGNHLIDGPAGPG
- a CDS encoding PH domain-containing protein; translation: MALIKCPECTNPVSSLAPMCPACGYPVAAQTGAGTSKAAAGHELLAQAQPSWWRFFWHLFFFWLIVPPLVAWARRASVVLRIYPGRVTVERGLITKCYREFLVRDIRAIDIDQGFLARLVGMGDLTISTSATVDAAERIEGVPNPHALRELILAQRGHQ
- the mpl gene encoding UDP-N-acetylmuramate:L-alanyl-gamma-D-glutamyl-meso-diaminopimelate ligase, coding for MISEIRSVHFIGICGTAMASAAAALQEKGYVVTGSDQNVYPPMSTFLAQRQIEVFNGYTEANLAHKPDLVVVGNAISRGNPEAEAVLAQRLRYCSLPELLKEYFIRGKRSLVVAGTHGKTTTTSLLTWVFEHAGLNPSYLIGGIPTNLGQGARFTDSEWFIIEGDEYDTAFFDKRSKFVHYLPEVAILNNLEFDHADIFSDVAAVQHAFSQFIRLVPRNGLLLANGDDPQLAPLLNITFCPIKRFGLGEPNAIQAFNLRLGPTASEFEIPGFKFHLNLVGELNVRNALAVVAAAKHCGLTNKQIQAGFDTFKGIRRRLEVRGVAGGVTVIDDFGHHPTAIRETLRALRIKYPHEKIWAVFEPRSNTTRRNVFQTELAGSFVDANAVVVAQVARLEQLPVAERLDPERLMEDLRTGGKDASYLPDADAIVAHLARHAQGGEVVCVFSNGGFGNIHEKLLATLGRR